From Chloroflexota bacterium, one genomic window encodes:
- a CDS encoding cyclic-di-AMP receptor — translation MKLFIIIVQQQDADGLAGLMRDADIRFTRIDSAGGFLQQGNVTFLTGVDDERIGELLALIKRGATTRVQMVSPIPAMAEPGELAVPYPAEVQVGGATIFGFDVERFEPL, via the coding sequence GTGAAGCTCTTCATCATCATCGTGCAGCAGCAAGACGCCGACGGCCTGGCGGGTCTGATGCGAGACGCCGACATTCGCTTCACCCGCATCGATTCGGCGGGCGGCTTCCTGCAACAGGGCAACGTGACCTTCTTGACCGGCGTCGACGACGAGCGCATCGGCGAGCTGTTGGCCCTGATCAAGCGCGGGGCCACCACCCGCGTGCAGATGGTGAGTCCCATCCCCGCCATGGCGGAACCGGGCGAGCTGGCGGTGCCCTATCCGGCGGAGGTCCAGGTGGGCGGCGCGACGATCTTCGGCTTCGACGTGGAGCGGTTCGAACCGCTGTAG
- the tmk gene encoding dTMP kinase, producing the protein MSVDGRRRGLFIAFEGPEGSGKSTQAQMLADRLQQAGLDVLLTREPGGTELGERLRALMFRERSLPEMNPRVQALLMLAARAQHVAERLRPWLNDGGVVVCDRFAASTLAYQGAGFGLEISELDQMNAFATAGVLPDVTLLLDLDVQIGVMRSLKQRGSDWEKAGGMNAQKLEFHARVRRGYLEQAETDGWAVLDATQSPEDLSQEIWRRVEPEIGARTLRAAEAVQPPLPLAAGTAQGPPIDAAGRS; encoded by the coding sequence GTGAGCGTCGACGGCAGGCGGCGCGGGCTGTTCATCGCCTTCGAAGGGCCCGAGGGCAGCGGCAAATCCACCCAGGCGCAGATGCTGGCCGACCGGCTGCAGCAGGCCGGTCTCGACGTGCTCCTGACCCGGGAGCCCGGTGGCACCGAGCTTGGCGAACGCCTGCGGGCCCTGATGTTCCGCGAGCGCTCCTTGCCGGAAATGAATCCACGGGTGCAGGCGCTGCTGATGCTTGCGGCGCGCGCCCAGCACGTCGCCGAGCGCCTGCGCCCCTGGTTGAACGACGGCGGCGTGGTGGTGTGCGACCGGTTTGCCGCGTCGACGCTGGCGTATCAGGGAGCGGGATTCGGCCTGGAAATCTCCGAGCTGGACCAGATGAACGCGTTCGCGACGGCCGGTGTGCTGCCGGATGTGACGCTGCTGCTCGACCTGGACGTGCAGATCGGCGTGATGCGCAGCCTCAAGCAACGCGGGAGCGACTGGGAGAAGGCCGGCGGCATGAACGCGCAGAAACTTGAGTTTCACGCGCGGGTGCGCCGCGGATACCTGGAACAGGCCGAGACTGATGGTTGGGCAGTGCTCGACGCGACCCAGTCACCGGAAGATTTGAGCCAAGAGATTTGGCGGCGTGTGGAGCCCGAAATCGGGGCGCGCACGCTGCGGGCGGCCGAGGCCGTCCAGCCGCCGCTGCCCCTGGCGGCCGGCACGGCGCAAGGGCCGCCCATCGATGCGGCAGGTCGCTCGTGA
- a CDS encoding AAA family ATPase: protein MEPTTTPPAAANGPVPHPAASDGEELDRLLTALPSEVRDALQALSDWDTLVEIVLDIGRFPEARLDARSVALLEREVTGDDLDQVVSSVGAFTADNRAGIARTLHRFSALRNRSGRIVGLTIRRGRALHGTTHVVADIITSPRNLLLLGPPGVGKTTMLREIARVLANDADRRVVVVDTSNEIAGDGDIPHAGIGRARRMQVAQPDLQHRVMIEAVENHMPEVVVVDEIGTEAEARAARTIAERGVQLVATAHGQTLENVLLNPLLADLVGGVEAVTLGDEEARRRGTQKTVLERRAPPSFHTLIELHSRDSFVIYTDVAETVDAVLRGLPAPGERRVRLADGRTEREAFNEPPRDPERPAAALRGTDPTQRRRASSGSLQILPFGVGRNRLEQAIINTGIDARLVRDLGGADVVMTLRSFFRRRPRLLRDAEARGTPVYVLRSNTVLQMESCLMELVEDGATVDGDAPSRPGSDASGPAQRLRLALTKPRS, encoded by the coding sequence ATGGAACCGACGACGACGCCGCCCGCCGCCGCCAACGGACCGGTGCCGCATCCCGCGGCGTCCGACGGCGAGGAGCTCGACCGGCTCCTGACGGCCCTACCGTCCGAGGTTCGCGATGCCCTCCAGGCGCTGTCCGACTGGGACACGCTGGTCGAGATCGTGCTGGATATCGGGCGCTTTCCGGAGGCCCGGCTGGACGCCCGGTCGGTGGCGCTGCTGGAACGGGAGGTCACGGGCGACGACCTGGACCAAGTCGTGTCGTCCGTGGGTGCCTTTACGGCCGACAATCGCGCCGGCATCGCTCGCACGCTGCACCGGTTCTCGGCGCTGCGCAATCGCTCGGGGCGCATCGTGGGGCTCACCATCCGCCGCGGGCGTGCCCTGCACGGCACCACGCACGTTGTGGCCGACATCATCACGTCCCCGCGAAACCTGCTGCTGCTCGGCCCACCGGGCGTCGGCAAGACCACCATGCTGCGCGAGATCGCGCGCGTACTCGCCAACGACGCGGACCGCCGGGTGGTCGTGGTGGATACCTCGAATGAGATCGCGGGCGACGGCGACATTCCCCACGCCGGCATCGGACGGGCGCGCCGCATGCAGGTGGCGCAGCCCGACCTGCAACACCGCGTCATGATCGAGGCGGTCGAGAATCACATGCCGGAAGTTGTCGTGGTCGATGAAATCGGCACCGAGGCCGAGGCTCGCGCCGCCCGCACCATTGCCGAGCGCGGCGTGCAACTGGTGGCCACCGCCCACGGCCAGACGCTGGAGAACGTGCTGCTCAATCCGTTGCTGGCCGACCTGGTCGGCGGCGTCGAGGCCGTGACGCTGGGCGACGAGGAGGCGCGCCGCCGCGGCACGCAGAAGACCGTACTGGAGCGCCGCGCGCCGCCCAGCTTTCACACGCTCATCGAGCTGCACAGCCGCGACTCGTTCGTCATCTATACCGACGTGGCCGAGACGGTGGACGCCGTGCTGCGCGGGCTGCCGGCGCCCGGCGAGCGCCGCGTGCGCCTGGCCGACGGGCGCACCGAGCGCGAGGCGTTCAACGAGCCGCCACGCGATCCCGAGCGTCCTGCCGCCGCGTTGCGCGGAACCGACCCGACGCAGCGGCGCCGGGCATCGTCTGGAAGCTTGCAGATTCTTCCGTTCGGCGTGGGGCGCAATCGGCTGGAACAGGCCATCATCAACACTGGGATCGATGCGCGCCTGGTGCGCGATCTTGGCGGGGCCGACGTCGTGATGACCCTGCGCAGCTTCTTCCGTCGCCGCCCCCGCCTGCTGCGCGATGCCGAGGCCCGCGGCACGCCGGTCTACGTGCTGCGCAGCAACACCGTCTTGCAAATGGAGTCGTGCCTGATGGAATTGGTCGAGGACGGCGCCACGGTTGACGGCGACGCGCCGTCCCGGCCCGGCTCAGACGCCTCGGGTCCGGCGCAGCGGCTGCGCCTGGCGCTGACGAAGCCGCGCTCGTGA
- the pdxT gene encoding pyridoxal 5'-phosphate synthase glutaminase subunit PdxT, with the protein MTPVIGVLALQGDFAEHTAMLRGLGVESREVRVPHDLEGLDGLVIPGGESTTIGKLLEMYALLEPVRDLGASGFPIWGTCAGLILLAKDVGKPQPLLGLMDMTVERNAFGRQIDSFETELDIDGLPGGAFHAVFIRAPVVGRVGDAVDVLARLDDGRIVAVRQGNLLGTAFHPELTADARLHRLFVDMAHAA; encoded by the coding sequence GTGACCCCCGTCATCGGTGTGCTGGCCCTGCAGGGCGATTTCGCCGAGCACACCGCCATGCTGCGCGGGCTTGGGGTCGAATCGCGCGAGGTGCGCGTGCCCCACGACCTCGAGGGGCTTGACGGGCTGGTGATTCCGGGCGGCGAGAGCACGACGATCGGCAAGCTGCTGGAGATGTACGCGCTGCTGGAGCCGGTCCGCGATCTCGGCGCGTCCGGGTTTCCCATCTGGGGAACCTGCGCCGGGCTGATTCTGCTCGCCAAGGACGTGGGCAAGCCGCAGCCCCTGCTGGGCCTGATGGACATGACGGTGGAGCGCAACGCGTTCGGTCGACAGATCGACAGCTTCGAAACCGAGCTCGACATCGACGGCCTGCCCGGCGGCGCGTTTCACGCCGTCTTTATCCGTGCGCCGGTTGTCGGCCGCGTGGGCGACGCGGTGGACGTGCTGGCCAGGCTGGACGACGGCCGCATTGTCGCGGTGCGGCAAGGCAATCTGCTGGGCACGGCTTTCCATCCCGAGTTGACCGCCGACGCGCGCCTGCACCGCCTGTTTGTCGACATGGCGCACGCCGCATGA
- the pdxS gene encoding pyridoxal 5'-phosphate synthase lyase subunit PdxS: MEKNTLTVKRGLAQMLKGGVIMDVVTAEQAKIAEDAGAAAVMALERVPADIRAHGGVARMADPEKIIEIQAAVTIPVMAKCRIGHFVEAELLQALGVDYVDESEVLTPADEAHHVDKHGFDVPFVCGCRNIGEALRRIGEGAAMIRTKGEAGTGDVVEAVRHMRAVMGDLRRLTTMREDELATFAKDVQAPLDLVASVAREGRLPVVNFAAGGVATPADAALMMRLGADGVFVGSGIFKSSDPAIRAKAVVEATTHYQDAGIIATASRGLGEPMTGIARDTLAPEELLATRGW; the protein is encoded by the coding sequence ATGGAAAAGAACACTCTCACCGTCAAGCGCGGGCTGGCCCAGATGCTCAAAGGCGGCGTCATCATGGACGTCGTCACCGCCGAGCAGGCGAAGATTGCCGAGGACGCCGGCGCGGCCGCCGTAATGGCCCTCGAGCGCGTGCCGGCCGACATTCGCGCCCACGGCGGCGTGGCGCGCATGGCCGACCCAGAGAAGATCATCGAGATCCAAGCGGCGGTGACCATCCCGGTGATGGCCAAGTGCCGCATTGGCCACTTCGTCGAGGCCGAACTGCTCCAGGCGCTTGGCGTGGACTATGTCGACGAATCGGAGGTCCTCACGCCGGCGGACGAGGCGCACCACGTGGACAAGCACGGGTTCGACGTGCCGTTCGTCTGCGGCTGCCGCAACATCGGCGAAGCCTTGCGCCGCATTGGCGAGGGCGCGGCCATGATCCGCACCAAGGGCGAGGCCGGCACCGGGGACGTCGTCGAGGCCGTGCGCCACATGCGCGCGGTCATGGGCGACCTGCGCCGGCTCACCACCATGCGCGAGGACGAGTTGGCAACCTTCGCCAAGGACGTGCAGGCGCCGCTCGACCTGGTCGCGTCGGTGGCCCGCGAGGGCCGCCTGCCGGTGGTGAATTTCGCCGCGGGCGGCGTGGCCACGCCGGCGGACGCCGCGCTGATGATGCGGCTCGGCGCCGACGGCGTCTTCGTCGGCAGCGGCATCTTCAAGTCCAGCGACCCCGCCATACGCGCCAAGGCCGTGGTGGAAGCTACCACCCACTACCAGGACGCCGGCATCATCGCCACGGCCTCCCGCGGCCTTGGCGAGCCCATGACGGGCATTGCCCGCGACACCCTTGCGCCGGAGGAGCTCCTCGCGACCCGTGGGTGGTAG
- a CDS encoding cation:proton antiporter — MELELFGELAVIGGLAVATAIGLHRFGLPSTVGFLVTGAIAGPHGLGLVGDPEHIEQIAELGVILLLFAVGLEFSLTRLRYIWKAVAFGGSLQVGVTTLATLAILVIAGDTVARGIVFGLVVALSSTVVVLRVLTVRGELDAPHGRFIVGALIFQDLLVIPLTLLVPALAGGEGAGAALEVAWELIRAALAVVALLVVARFLIPRVFRAVDATRTREVFLLTVISIALGSAWLMSQLGLSVALGAFLAGMLLADTDYGHRATSDIIPLRDAFTSFFFISLGMIFDWRVFADTPLLAVLIVFGLVFGKALVASLAALAMRNPASVAWRSGISLAQFGEFGYVVLLIGASVGLVTDLELRLVVTTGVVSIVVSRILMHWTGGLHAGETLLRPLERLLRARGMDEPTAQDLHLSNHVVIAGYGVAGRLLARTLAQADVPYVVLEVDPDRVREGQREHAHVYYGDVTSHEALEHARLSHARVLVMLVNDRVAMRRGIRLARADCPDVLILARTRYLSDRDDLVALGADHVVCEEVEGGTEMTARVLKSLGLASPAIYDQINTALGSSTDEFLTGAMEDWTKPADQKP; from the coding sequence GTGGAACTGGAGCTATTTGGCGAGCTGGCGGTCATCGGCGGCCTGGCCGTGGCCACTGCCATCGGGCTGCACCGGTTTGGCCTGCCCTCGACCGTCGGCTTTCTCGTCACCGGCGCCATCGCCGGACCGCACGGCCTCGGACTCGTCGGCGACCCGGAGCATATCGAGCAAATCGCCGAACTGGGCGTGATCCTGCTCCTGTTCGCGGTTGGGCTCGAGTTCTCACTCACGCGCCTGCGCTACATCTGGAAGGCGGTCGCGTTCGGCGGCTCCTTGCAGGTGGGAGTCACGACGCTGGCCACGCTCGCCATTCTGGTGATCGCGGGAGACACGGTGGCGCGCGGCATCGTGTTCGGCCTGGTGGTGGCGCTTTCGAGCACCGTGGTCGTGCTGCGCGTGCTCACGGTGCGCGGCGAGCTGGACGCGCCCCATGGGCGCTTCATCGTCGGGGCGCTCATCTTCCAGGACTTGCTGGTCATCCCCCTCACCTTGCTGGTGCCGGCGCTGGCCGGCGGCGAAGGCGCGGGCGCCGCGCTTGAGGTCGCGTGGGAGCTGATTCGCGCGGCGCTGGCCGTGGTCGCCCTGCTCGTCGTGGCGCGATTCCTGATCCCACGAGTCTTTCGCGCCGTGGACGCAACCCGCACGCGCGAGGTGTTCCTGCTCACTGTGATCTCGATCGCCCTCGGCTCGGCCTGGCTCATGAGCCAGCTCGGACTTTCCGTGGCCTTGGGAGCGTTTCTGGCCGGGATGCTCCTCGCCGACACCGACTACGGGCACCGCGCGACCAGCGACATTATTCCCCTCCGCGACGCGTTCACCAGCTTCTTCTTCATCTCGCTGGGCATGATCTTCGACTGGCGGGTGTTCGCCGACACCCCCCTGCTGGCGGTGCTGATCGTGTTCGGGCTCGTTTTCGGCAAGGCGTTGGTGGCTTCTCTCGCGGCGCTGGCGATGCGCAACCCGGCGAGCGTGGCCTGGCGGTCGGGCATCTCGCTGGCGCAGTTCGGCGAGTTTGGCTACGTGGTGCTGCTGATCGGCGCCAGCGTGGGACTGGTGACCGACCTGGAGCTGCGCCTGGTTGTCACGACAGGCGTTGTAAGCATCGTGGTTTCGCGAATCCTCATGCATTGGACCGGCGGCCTGCATGCGGGCGAGACGCTGCTCCGTCCGCTGGAACGGCTGCTGCGCGCCCGCGGCATGGACGAGCCGACGGCGCAGGACCTTCACCTCAGCAACCACGTCGTGATCGCGGGCTACGGCGTCGCGGGCCGGCTGCTCGCGCGCACGCTGGCACAGGCCGACGTGCCCTATGTGGTCCTGGAAGTCGACCCCGATCGCGTGCGTGAGGGTCAGCGCGAGCACGCGCACGTCTACTACGGCGACGTCACCAGCCACGAGGCTCTCGAGCACGCGCGCCTCAGCCACGCGCGCGTGCTGGTCATGCTCGTCAACGACCGCGTCGCCATGCGCAGGGGCATCCGCCTCGCGCGGGCCGATTGCCCCGACGTGCTCATTCTCGCCCGCACGCGCTACCTGTCGGACCGGGACGATCTGGTGGCCCTGGGCGCCGACCACGTCGTTTGCGAGGAGGTCGAGGGCGGCACGGAGATGACCGCGCGCGTGCTGAAATCCCTGGGGCTCGCCTCACCCGCCATCTACGACCAGATCAACACCGCGCTCGGCTCATCCACCGACGAGTTTCTCACCGGCGCGATGGAGGACTGGACCAAACCGGCCGATCAGAAGCCGTGA
- a CDS encoding helix-turn-helix domain-containing protein: MARPTKLTPKVRRRVLEAAADGLTLQDCAALVGVSRETLRNWSRTDEEFAWAFRRARAEARQEVLQLLKRGGGGGHWRARLAWLARTTTSYREGFGMYDEDLPPEKPELVETMVAGLTSET; the protein is encoded by the coding sequence ATGGCACGACCCACAAAGCTCACCCCGAAAGTGCGCCGCCGCGTGTTGGAGGCGGCTGCCGACGGCTTGACGCTGCAGGACTGCGCGGCGCTGGTGGGTGTCTCGAGGGAGACGCTGCGGAATTGGTCGCGCACCGACGAGGAGTTCGCCTGGGCCTTCCGGCGGGCGCGCGCCGAGGCCCGGCAGGAGGTGTTGCAGTTGCTCAAGCGCGGGGGCGGCGGCGGCCATTGGCGCGCCCGGCTGGCCTGGCTGGCGCGGACGACGACGAGCTACCGGGAGGGATTCGGCATGTACGACGAGGACCTGCCGCCGGAGAAACCCGAGCTAGTCGAAACCATGGTGGCGGGGCTCACGTCGGAAACCTGA
- a CDS encoding thiamine diphosphokinase, translating to MHAVVALGGDADPSHVRQVLARAQLVIAADGGAAHIEAAGGVCDMIVGDQDSVPAATLDRARAAGADIRNFPTAKDATDGELALREAASRGASSITIIGALGGPRVDHLLANVALLAHPSLRGADTVIEDTGYRIWLVSRSSSWGGAAGDCVTLLAVGGDAHGVTTQGLRYVLRDGTLAHGSSLGVSNEMAGPHAEVSVAHGTVLVIHERQSG from the coding sequence ATGCACGCCGTCGTAGCGCTCGGCGGTGACGCCGACCCAAGCCACGTCCGGCAGGTGCTCGCGCGCGCGCAGCTCGTCATCGCCGCCGACGGCGGCGCCGCGCACATCGAGGCCGCCGGGGGCGTCTGCGACATGATCGTCGGGGACCAGGACTCGGTTCCGGCCGCGACCCTCGACCGGGCGCGCGCCGCCGGCGCGGACATCCGCAACTTCCCCACCGCCAAGGACGCCACGGACGGTGAGCTGGCGCTGCGCGAAGCGGCGAGCCGGGGCGCGTCGTCCATCACCATCATCGGCGCTCTCGGCGGGCCGAGGGTGGATCACCTGCTGGCCAATGTCGCGCTGCTGGCGCACCCGAGTCTGCGGGGCGCGGACACCGTGATCGAGGACACGGGATATCGGATATGGCTCGTCAGCCGATCGTCATCCTGGGGCGGCGCGGCCGGCGATTGCGTCACCCTGCTTGCGGTTGGCGGTGACGCGCACGGCGTGACCACGCAGGGTCTTCGGTATGTCCTCCGGGACGGCACGCTCGCGCACGGCTCCAGCCTCGGCGTCAGCAATGAGATGGCCGGCCCGCACGCGGAAGTCTCCGTCGCCCACGGTACCGTGCTCGTGATCCACGAACGGCAATCGGGATAG
- a CDS encoding aldolase/citrate lyase family protein: MRPNKLRELLNTGQPSVGTHILVSWPGVVELVGQTGVIDYVEFVGEYAPYDLYALENIGRAIELFDHLSGMMKVEQEPRTHLAIRSIGSGIQNILFADVHSAEEAAECVAAVRAETPSTGGHHGAGSRRDVGYGWENAGGGQAFVQALEDSVVALMIEKDGAVRDIENILALKGVDMIQFGPADYAMSIDLPGEYWHPRCKAAEEHIIKTALAMGKHPRAEISSPDQAKYYLDQGVRHFSIGTDVQILRDWWAQNAEGVRDAIAGH; the protein is encoded by the coding sequence ATGCGACCAAACAAACTGCGTGAATTGCTCAATACCGGCCAGCCATCGGTCGGCACCCACATTCTGGTCTCATGGCCAGGCGTCGTGGAGCTTGTCGGCCAGACCGGCGTCATCGACTACGTGGAGTTCGTCGGCGAATACGCGCCCTACGACCTCTACGCGCTGGAGAACATCGGGCGTGCGATCGAGCTATTCGACCACCTCAGCGGCATGATGAAAGTGGAGCAGGAGCCGCGTACCCACCTCGCGATTCGCTCCATCGGCTCGGGAATCCAGAACATCCTGTTCGCCGACGTGCACTCGGCCGAAGAGGCGGCGGAGTGCGTGGCGGCGGTGCGCGCCGAGACCCCGTCCACCGGCGGACACCACGGCGCCGGGTCCCGCCGCGACGTCGGCTACGGCTGGGAGAACGCCGGCGGAGGACAGGCCTTCGTCCAAGCACTCGAAGACTCCGTGGTGGCGCTGATGATCGAGAAAGACGGCGCCGTTAGGGACATCGAGAACATCCTCGCCCTCAAGGGCGTCGACATGATCCAGTTCGGCCCCGCCGACTACGCCATGAGCATCGATCTTCCCGGCGAATACTGGCATCCGCGCTGCAAGGCGGCGGAGGAGCACATCATCAAGACCGCGCTCGCCATGGGTAAGCATCCCCGGGCCGAAATCAGCTCGCCCGACCAGGCCAAGTACTACCTGGACCAGGGCGTGCGCCACTTCTCGATCGGCACCGACGTCCAGATTTTGCGCGACTGGTGGGCGCAGAACGCGGAGGGCGTTCGGGACGCCATCGCCGGGCACTAG
- a CDS encoding mandelate racemase/muconate lactonizing enzyme family protein, translating to MKVTRVSAEVYAKPHDPPITNGKYTYTHSKNVVVRIQTDEGIEGVGICGGLGLPSGRDVLVTVIENMSEAVIGEDPFNVERIWDRLYQPKIFGRKGLTTRALSAIDIALWDVVARAVGQPLYRLLGGYTDEVRAYIAGGYYEAGKGIPELQDEMLGYVEQGATAVKMKIGAVSLREDERRVAAVRDAIGDEVDLLVDANNAYVTADAVRMARILESYDAFWFEEPVSPDNMAGSAAVANSSSVPVAAGENEYTRWGFRELFESDAVRIANPDAMVLGGITEYRRVAALASAYEIPIAPHGLQEIHIHLLAAFPFPLILEYYNPNVAGLNEVMFHEKLELTDRGTVMLPQGPGLGVEFNWDALRQYREE from the coding sequence GTGAAGGTGACGCGCGTTTCCGCCGAGGTCTACGCCAAGCCGCATGATCCGCCGATAACCAACGGCAAATACACCTACACCCACTCCAAGAACGTCGTCGTCCGCATCCAGACCGACGAGGGCATCGAGGGCGTGGGCATCTGCGGCGGCTTGGGACTTCCCTCTGGACGCGACGTGCTGGTCACCGTGATCGAGAACATGTCCGAGGCCGTGATCGGCGAGGACCCGTTCAACGTCGAGCGCATCTGGGACCGGCTCTACCAACCCAAGATCTTCGGCCGCAAGGGCCTCACCACGCGCGCGCTCTCGGCCATCGACATCGCCCTGTGGGACGTCGTGGCCCGCGCCGTGGGGCAGCCGCTCTACCGGCTCCTGGGCGGCTACACCGACGAAGTGCGCGCCTACATCGCGGGCGGCTACTACGAGGCGGGCAAAGGCATTCCCGAGCTGCAGGACGAGATGCTCGGCTATGTCGAGCAGGGCGCCACCGCCGTCAAGATGAAGATCGGCGCGGTGTCGCTGCGCGAGGACGAGCGCCGCGTGGCCGCCGTGCGCGACGCCATCGGCGACGAGGTGGACCTGCTCGTGGACGCCAACAACGCCTATGTCACGGCCGACGCCGTGCGCATGGCCCGCATCCTCGAAAGCTACGACGCCTTCTGGTTCGAGGAGCCGGTCTCGCCCGACAACATGGCCGGCAGCGCCGCCGTCGCCAACTCGTCGAGCGTGCCCGTCGCCGCCGGTGAGAACGAGTACACCCGCTGGGGATTTCGCGAGCTGTTCGAGTCCGACGCCGTGCGCATCGCCAATCCCGACGCCATGGTGCTGGGCGGCATCACCGAGTACCGCCGCGTCGCCGCCCTGGCCTCGGCCTACGAAATCCCCATCGCCCCGCACGGCCTGCAGGAGATTCACATCCACCTGCTGGCGGCGTTCCCGTTCCCGCTGATCCTCGAGTACTACAACCCCAACGTCGCGGGACTCAACGAGGTCATGTTCCACGAGAAGCTGGAGCTCACCGACCGCGGCACGGTCATGCTGCCGCAGGGGCCCGGCCTCGGCGTCGAGTTCAACTGGGACGCCCTGCGGCAATACCGCGAGGAGTAG
- a CDS encoding DHH family phosphoesterase, producing the protein MIDAIHRARRPLVLSHRDSDADSLGSALALGGAFAQLGAEAVLAVHQPDRITPPLNELPGADGVVALTAALGAADRDMVFVVDTASPALLGGEPSARDALLSDRPVVNIDHHDSNQHYGAVNYVETAAAATAEVLWGLLTEARIPLTADMAINLQAGLVGDTLGFQIADTSPRTLRAAAGLLEAGGATHGLPRRVLNARTIAATRLYGAALAAVQATADGRIVWTCVTQAMAASVEASVHYSHGLPNALQEIVGAEIAAVFYELGPERTRASLRSTGRPIREVAEEYGGGGHQLAAGLTIQQPIQVAQQLVIGRLQALLGA; encoded by the coding sequence GTGATCGATGCCATTCATCGCGCGCGGCGTCCTTTGGTGCTGTCGCACCGGGATTCTGACGCCGACAGCCTGGGCTCCGCGCTGGCGCTCGGGGGCGCCTTTGCGCAGCTTGGCGCAGAGGCGGTGCTGGCCGTCCACCAGCCGGACCGCATCACCCCGCCCTTGAACGAGCTGCCGGGCGCCGATGGCGTCGTTGCGCTCACCGCCGCGCTTGGCGCCGCGGACCGCGACATGGTCTTTGTCGTCGATACCGCCAGCCCCGCGCTCCTGGGCGGCGAGCCGAGCGCGCGTGACGCGCTCCTGAGCGACCGGCCCGTCGTCAACATCGACCACCACGACTCCAACCAGCACTACGGCGCCGTCAACTACGTGGAAACCGCCGCCGCGGCCACGGCCGAGGTCTTGTGGGGACTGCTGACGGAGGCCCGCATCCCGCTGACGGCGGATATGGCAATCAATCTGCAAGCGGGCCTGGTCGGCGACACGCTCGGATTCCAGATCGCCGACACCTCGCCCCGGACGCTACGGGCGGCGGCCGGCCTGCTGGAAGCCGGCGGCGCGACCCACGGCCTTCCGCGTCGGGTCCTCAACGCGCGCACCATCGCCGCCACGCGACTCTACGGCGCCGCCCTGGCGGCGGTGCAGGCCACGGCCGACGGTCGCATCGTGTGGACTTGCGTCACCCAGGCCATGGCGGCCTCGGTGGAGGCCAGCGTCCACTATTCACACGGTCTTCCCAATGCCCTGCAGGAGATCGTGGGCGCGGAGATCGCGGCGGTGTTCTACGAACTCGGCCCCGAACGGACCCGCGCCAGCCTGCGTTCCACCGGTCGCCCGATCCGGGAAGTCGCCGAAGAGTACGGCGGCGGCGGCCACCAGCTCGCGGCCGGCCTCACGATTCAGCAGCCGATCCAGGTCGCTCAGCAGCTCGTGATTGGCCGTCTCCAGGCCCTGCTCGGCGCCTGA
- the folK gene encoding 2-amino-4-hydroxy-6-hydroxymethyldihydropteridine diphosphokinase: protein MTPHPPNTPLPALLVLGSNMGDRLGFLRVAVAGLGMVGRIDAVSPIYESPPSGHVHQGPFLNLALRLTTGLGPVRLLMWGKGLEFAAGRRPGIPYGPRPLDVDIVSLGGLEIVNRRVSIPHPRVAERPFMTAPLADIAPSETLAGHDATLAELDRRLGREDLAPVAGPDAVWTGPPSP, encoded by the coding sequence ATGACCCCACATCCACCTAACACCCCCCTCCCCGCCCTCCTGGTCCTGGGCTCGAACATGGGCGACCGGCTGGGGTTCTTGCGCGTCGCGGTGGCGGGGCTGGGGATGGTTGGACGCATCGACGCGGTGTCGCCGATCTACGAGTCGCCGCCGTCCGGGCACGTGCACCAGGGGCCGTTTCTGAACCTGGCGCTGCGTCTCACCACCGGGCTGGGGCCGGTGCGGCTCTTGATGTGGGGCAAGGGCCTCGAATTCGCAGCCGGTCGCCGGCCGGGCATTCCCTACGGCCCGCGTCCGCTGGACGTGGACATCGTGAGCCTGGGCGGACTGGAGATCGTGAATCGGCGGGTGTCCATTCCGCACCCCCGGGTCGCCGAGCGGCCCTTCATGACGGCCCCTCTGGCCGACATTGCCCCGAGTGAGACGTTGGCAGGCCACGACGCGACGCTGGCCGAGCTCGACCGCCGGCTGGGCCGCGAGGACCTCGCGCCGGTGGCGGGACCGGACGCCGTCTGGACCGGACCCCCCTCACCCTGA